The Deltaproteobacteria bacterium genome segment CCCGTGCGCTGGCCGCGACGGTGCTCGCCATGGCGGCTGCGTGCGCGGGCGTCGCGTACTGGCTGCACGTGAAGTCCTGAGATCCAGACATATCTCGATGTAGGACTTCAGTTCTGGCGCCGCGGCGAAGTTCTGCTCTGCCCGAAGCGCGAATCCAGCCCGACTGTGCGCCGTGCAGCGACGTCGAAGATCACGCGCTGCGTTTTGAAGGGCGCGTGGGTAACTCCGTAGCATTCGGGTTCGTCCAACCAGGGGAGCCCCGACATGCCGATCATTCTCCTGGTCCACGCATCCCGCGAGCAGTCGGATCCGATCGCCCAGGCGCTGACGAAAGCGGGATGGACCGTGCGTCGCCACGCCGATGCGGCGAGCGCGTTGAAGGTCTCTTCGCCGAGCACGCTCGCGGGCGCGCTGATCTCCGAGACGCTCGCCGATGGCCCGGGCTACGCGCTCGTTGACCAGCTGCACGCGCTGCAGCCGCAGCTCCCGGTGGTGATGCTCGCCGCGCCCGGCCCCGCGCTCGACGCGCACAAGGCCTCGCCTGCAGCCGCGCGCGCGTACCTGGACCCCGCGCTCGCGCCCAGTCAGGCGGCCAGCGAAGTGCTGCGCGCGGTGCGGACGCTGAAAGCCAACGCGCGTCCCACGTCGGGCGCCCAAGCGGTGCAGGCGGCGCTCCGCGAGCTCGACGCCCTCAAGCCTTCGACGGCGCGCTTGCCCACGCCGAAAGACGTCCCCAAGGCCGCCGCGCCCAACCCCTTGCACGCCAAGGTGCGCGAGCTCGAGTCGGAGGTGCTCACCCTCAAGCGGGCCTTGCAGGACAAGGACGCCAAGCACGCGCAGGCCGTCTCCGTGCAGGCGGAGATGGTGCGGCACCTGGAGCTCGCGCTGGAGGCGCTCACCGCGGACCTGAGCAACGTCGCCACCGGCTTCGCCCAGCAGCAGGACCGCGCTGGCGTGAGCGAGCAGCGACTCGAAGGCGCTGAGAAGCAGCTCGCCGCCGAGGTGACGCTCGCGCACGAGCTGCGCAAGGAGCTCGGCGAGGCGCGCGGTCAGCTGCTCGCGGCCGAGCTCGACAACCTGGGGATGCGCGAGGCGTTGACCCGCGCGGTCACCGACGCGAGCGCGCTGCACGAGCGCGCGCTCCTCGCCGACGGCCAGCGCGACGAGCTCATCCGCTCGCTGTCGGCGTCGACGGCGCGGGCCACGCAGCTGGAGAGCGAGCTTCGCGACGCGAGCGCCGAGAAGGCGCATCTGAAAGACGAGCTGGGCCGGCTGAAGGAGAAGCTGCGCCGCGCGGAGGCTGCGCTCGATTCCGGCGCGCCGCGCGTGGCCGCAGCGAAGTAGCGCCGCTCAGTGCGTGAGCGGGATCTCCGCCAGCGCGTAGCGGTTGTTGCCGTCGTTCTTCACCTGGCCCGCGTTGGTGAGCGTCATGCGCGTGTCGTGCTGCGGGTCGTAGAAGCCCATCCACACGATGGCCGCGTTCGACTGCTCGAAGCCGTTGAGCGTCACCGGGAACTGGTCGTGGATCACCTCGCCCGGCTTCCACTGGGTCATGGGCAGCTTGTGGCCCGCGGGCCAGTGGTCGCCGTTGGCGCGCACCGGCTTGCCCTCGGAGTCATCGACGTGCACGAACATCATCTCGTCGGAGTTGATGGTCTGGGTGGCGCGCAGGAAGACGTCCACCATCACCTGTTGGCCGGGCTGCGCGGTGGCCGGCGTGATCTTGTAGGCCACCACCTGGAGCGCGCCGTCGAAGATGGCGCCCGCAGGCTTGGGCTGCTCGTTGTTCGCGGCGGGCATCGGCGTCGGCGCGGGCGTGGGGCTCGCGCTCTGCGACGACGCGGACGAATCGCTCGCCTGCGGCGCCTGCTGCTGGGTGCTGGTGAGCGGGCCGCGGGGCATGCCCTTGTGGGCGTCGGGCGACTCCTCGATGCAGGCGGCGAGGAGCAGCGTGGCGAGCAGGGCGGTCTTTCGCATGGGGGCGTTCTAGCGCCTCGGCCCGGGTGGTGTCAGCAGCGGAGCGGACGACCCGTGCGAGCCGCTTTACTTGGCGCAGACGCGTTTATATAGCGCGCGACATGGCCGACCCCGCGCTTGTGCCTGCCCCCACCACGCCGACCGTCCAGGCGCCTGCCCCGGTGCCGACGCCGCCGAGCGCATTGCCACTTTCCACGCCGGTGTTCGTCGCGGTGGTCATCGCGGTGGCCCTGCTGCTCGTGGTCGTCCTCGCGCGCCTCGGCCGCAAGGCCCCCGAGCTTCCGGCCAAGGAGGCCGAGAAGCTCCCCGCGCCGCCCGAGCGCATCCCCGAGATCCCGCTCGAGCTGCCGCCGAGCGAGGCGCTGCAGAAGGCCGAGGCCGAGCTCGTCCGCCAGCAGGGCGAGCGCGACGGCCTGCGCGCCAAGGGCCTCGACGACAAGAGCGAGGACTTCAAGAAGGCCGAATACCGGGTCAAGAAGGCGCAGGAGTCGGTCGACCGCGAGCGAAAGCGGGTCGAAGCCGAAGCGCGCGCGAAGGCCGAAGCCGAGGCGAAGGCCCGCGAGGCCGCTGAAGCCGCCGCGAAGAAGGCCGCCGAAGAAGAGGCCCAGCGCAAGCGCGTGGAGGCCGTGGCCGGCAAGACGCTCGCCGAGGGCCTGGACAAGACGCGCGCCGGCTTCATGGGCAAGCTGGGCGCGCTCTTTGGCGCCCAGAAGCAGGTCGACGAGAAGACGCTCGCGGAGCTGGAGGAGATCCTCTTCACCGCGGACATCGGCGTGAAGACCGCGACCGATCTCTTCGAGGTCGCGCGCGAGCGCGTGAAGAAGAAGGAGCTCGCCGACGGCGACAAGCTCAAGGGCGCGCTCCGCGGAGAGATCGAGCGCATCCTGGCGCTGCCCGGCGCGGGCGCCATCCCCGCACCTTCCGGCAAGCCGCTGGTGATCATGGTCGTCGGCGTGAACGGAGCAGGGAAGACCACCACCATCGGCAAGCTCTCGGCGCAGTACGTGAGCCAGGGCAAGAAGGTCATCCTCGGCGCCGGCGACACCTTCCGCGCCGCCGCCACCGAGCAGCTCGAGGTCTGGGCCGGCCGCGCGGGCGTGCCCATCATCAAGGGGCTCGAGAACAGCGATCCGGGCGCCGTCGTGTTCGACGCGGTGAAGAAGGGCGCCACCGATCAGGCCGACGTCGTGATCTGCGACACCGCCGGCCGCCTGCACACCAAGGCTCCGCTGATGGAGGAGCTCAAGAAGGTGAAGCGGGTGATGGACAAGGCCGTGGTGGGCGCGCCGCACGAGGTGCTGCTGGTCCTCGACGCGACCAACGGCCAGAACGCCATCGCCCAGGCGCGGCAGTTCCACGAGGCGCTGGGCGTGACCGGCATCGCGCTCACCAAGCTCGATGGCACCGCCAAGGGCGGCGTGATCATCGGCATCTGCGACGAGCTGAAGATCCCCGTGCGCTACGTGGGCGTGGGCGAGGCGATCGAAGACCTGCGCGCCTTCGAGCCTCACGAATTCGTACAAGCCCTCTTCACGTAGGACGATTCACCGGGCTGCCACGTGCGCGCGAGACGGTGGGCGTGCTAGAGCCCGCCCATGCGAACGTTCTCTCGCTCCCTGTTCTGCGCCTTCGTGGCCCTCGCCGCCTGCGGTAAGGACCAGAAGGTCGTCCAGACCAACGCTTCGTCCAATGCGGCGAACGGCTCCGGAACCTCGGGCAGCCACGGCAGCACCGGCGGATCCGAGACCGGCGCCACGGGCGGATCGACGACGGGCAGCAGCGGAAGCCACGGCGCGTCGACGGGCAGCTCGGGCAGCCACGGCTCGACGACGGCCAGCAGCGCAGCGGCGTCGACGGGGAGCAGTGGCAGCAGCGGCACCAGCACCAGCTCCACCGGCAGCAGTGGCGCAACGAGCGGCAGCAGCGGCAGCTCCACCGGCGGGACGACGGGCTCGATCGATCACCTGGTGATCATCGTCCTCGAGAACCACACCTTCGACTCCATGTTCGCGAAGTTCCCCGGCGCTGAGGGCAAGAGCCACTTCGTCTTCGACGGCGGCGTGACCATCGACGCCCAGCCCGCGCCCGACGCGCCTTCGCACGACATGTGCCACGCCCACAGCTGCGCGCTGGCGGACTGGAACAACGGCGCGATGGATGGCTGGGTCAACAACGGCGACCAGCAGCAGTACGGCGACTTCCAGGCCTTCTCGCAGTACGACGGCAGCAGCATCCCGGGCTTCTGGGCCCTGGCGTCGAACTACGGCCTCGCGGACCACTACTTCTCCTCGATGCTCGGGCCGAGCTTCCCCGGGCACACCTTCTTGCTCGCGGCGCAGGCCGGCGGGGCGCTCGACAACCCGAGTGCCAACCTGATCTTCAACAGCCTGCCGCTTTGGGGCTGCGACGATCCCTCCACGAGCACCGTGGATGTGGAGCCCACGACCGGCAACTGCGGCACGAGCGCTCCGTTCCCGTGCTTCAACATCCCCAGCGCGCCGGACACGCTGCAGTCGCAGTACACCTGGAAGTTCTATGGCACCGGACTGAACTTCCTGGGTACGTCGATCGTGTGGAGCATGTTCGACGCCATCAAGCCCATCCACGACGGCTCGGAGTGGGGCAACGTGGTCACCTACGACCAGTTCGAGCAGGACATCCAGAATGGCACGCTGCCGAATGTCACCTGGCTCGTCGACCAGGACCTCAACAGCGGCCACCCGCCGTTCTCCATGTGCTCGAGCGACACCTGGGCCACGCACTACACCAACGACATCATCAACTCGCCGTACTGGGACCACGCCGCGGTGATCATCACCTGGGACGACTTCGGCGGCTGGTACGACCACGTGCCGCCGCCCACGCAGTACGGCTGCGACCTCACCCACCCGTACGGACTCGGCTTCCGCCTGCCGGCGATCATCGTTTCACCCTGGGTGAAGCACGGGGTGTTCCACGGCGTGACCGAGCAGGCGAGCATCCCGCGGCTCATCGAGGAGCTCTTTGGCGCGCCGGGCGCCGTGGGCACGCTGCACCGCCAGGACGCGCGCGCGCGCGACGACGTGGCCGGCTCGCTCCTCGACGCCTTCGACTTCAGCCAGCAGCCGCTCCCGGCCAACCCGGCGACCGAGAGCTGCCCCTAGCGATCAGGCAGCCAGGATGCGCCGCGCGCCGTAGACCGCGTCCACCAGCGGGGCAGCGCTGCCCTCGCCGAGCGCGCCCACGTAGAGCGTGCGGTCCATGAAGCGGAAGGGCACGTGCGTCACCTTGCCGTGCGTCGCGTGGCGGCGCGCGTGGAGCAGATTTGCCGCCAGCGCCCGCGCGTCCACGTCGTCGTTGCTCGAGGCGCCCACCAGGAAGCCCAGCTCGTCGGCGACGATCATCGCCGCGTAGCCGCCGCGCGCACGGCAGGCATCGAGCAGCAGGGTGAGCGCCTGGACGGGGGCGTCCGAGCGGCGGTTGCGGCGGTTGGTGCGATCCATTCCGGGCTCCTTGGGCGCCGCGTTCGGGGCGCCTGTAGCAGTCTGTTGCCGACTTTTTCGCGCTCGCAATTTTTCGGCCGCTCGCTCGGCTTTCCCTTGCGGCCGAACGCGGTAGTCTCGGACTCGCTTCGATGAACGAGAGCGTCCTTCTTCTCTTTGGTGGTCTGGCCGTCTTCGTGCACGGGCTCTCGCAGGCCCGCGAGAGCCTGCAATTGCTCGCCGGCGACCGGCTGCGCTCGCTCATCGCCGCGTTCTCCTCGAACCGCATCTTTGGGCTGGTGCTCGGCGCGGCGGTCACCGTCATCCTCCAGAGCTCCACGGCCACCACGACCATCCTCGTGGGCTACTGCGCCAGCGGCCTGTGCACGCTCGAGCAGGCCATGGCGGTCATCCTCGGCGCCGACGTGGGCACCACCGCGACCGTGCAGCTCGTCTCGCTGCAGGCGCGCTCGGCGGGGTTGGTGCTCGCCGCGGCGGGCGTGGCCGTGCGCTACGCGAGCAAGAAGAAGCGCAGCCAGTACGTGGGCCAGGCGCTGCTCGGCCTAGGCCTGCTCTTCTTCGGCATGGAGCTCATGCGCAGCGGCGCCAAGCCCCTCGCGGCCATGGGCGCGGCGCAGGTGGTCACCAGCTACCTCTCCGGTCACCGTGTGGCGGGCGCATTCCTGGGCGCGCTGCTGACGCTCTTCCTGCGCTCGAGCGCGCCCACCCTCGCGCTCACCATGGCCCTCGCCGACGCCGGCGCGCTGGATCTCTGGGGCGCGCTGCCGGTGCTGCTCGGCGCCAACCTGGGCACCACGGTGAGCCCGTTCGCGAGCGCCGTGGACCAGGACACCGAAGGCAAGCGCGTGGCGCTGGCGCACCTGCTCTTCAAGGCCATCGGCGTGGTGGTGGCGCTGCCGCTGCTCGGGAAGTTCGTGCACCTGGCCGACGTCTCCGCCCCGCAGATCGCCCGGCAGATCGCCAACGCGCACACGCTCTTCAACGGCGCGCTCGCGCTCGCGTTCCTGCCCACGCTGAACCTGGGCGCGCTCCTTTTGCGCAAGCTCTACAAGCCGCCGGAGACCAAGCCGCGCTTCCGCCCCAAGTTCCTCGATCCGCGCGCGCTGGAGACCCCCGCGCTCGCCTTCGGCCAGGCCACGCGCGAGTACCTGCGCATGGCGGAGATCGTGGGCGAGATGCTGAAAGATTCGCTCGAGGTGTTCCGCCACCAGGATTTGCAACTGCTCGCCAAGGTGGAGGCCCGCGACGATCAAGTCGATATATTGAATAGAGAAATTAGATTTTATCTCGCGCGCATGGGCCAGGACATGATGTCGCCCGAGCAAGCCGAGAAGCAGATGACACTCATCACCCTCACCGCGGACCTCGAGAGCGTGGGCGACATCCTGAACCGCAACCTGCTCGCCATGGGCCGCAAGAAGATTTCCCAGGGGTTGTGGTTCAGCGAGGACGGCTGGAAGGAGATCGAGGACTTCTTCTTCAAGGTCATCGAGAACTTCGAGCTCGCGGTGGCCGCGTTCTCCACCGGCGACGAGGAGCTCGCGCGCAAGGTGCAGCGGCACCGCGTGCGGCTCGCAGAGATAGAAGACAAGCTCAAGCAGGCGCACATCGCGCGGCTGCACAAGGGCCTGCGCGAGTCGCTCGACACCAGCTCGATTCACCTGGATCTGCTGGCGGCGCTGCGGCGCATCAACGGGCTGCTCTCCAACATGGCCGACGCGGTGGTGCGTGAGCGAGATCCGGCGGCCAAGCTGGCGGCGGAGTAGCGCGTGGCGAGCGCGGCCAGAGTGGTCCTCTTCGACCTCGATGGAACGCTGCTCCGCACCGGCGGCGCGGGCCGGCGCGCCATGGATCAAGCGCTGCGTGAGCTCGGCCTGGCGGATGGCCTGGGCGCGATGCGGCTCGATGGCATGACCGACCGGGCCATCGTGCGCGAGGCCGCGGTGGCGCACGGGCAGAGCGTGGAGCTGGCGTTCGTCGACGCCGTGCTTGCGCGCTACCTGGTGATCCTGGAGGGGAACATCGCCGCGTGCGCGGAGTACGTGGTGCTGCCGGGCGTGTTCGACGCGGTGCACGCGCTGCGCGCGCGCGGGCTGCTGGTGGGCCTGGGCACGGGCAACGTGGAGCCGGGCGCGCGCATCAAGCTGGAGCGCAGCGGCCTCAACGCGCACCTGCCATTCGGCGGCTTCGGCTCCGACGCCGAGGATCGCGCGGAGCTGTTGGCCGCGGGCGTGCGGCGCGCGGAGGAGCTGCTCGGACAATCGCTCGCGCCGGACGCCGTGTGGATCGTGGGCGATACGCCGAAGGACGTCACGGCGGGCCGGCGCATCGGCGCGCGCGTGCTGGCGGTGGCCACGGGGCACTATTCGGTCGACGCGCTCCGCGACACGGGCGCAGATGTCGTCGTGCCGGATCTCGCGCATCCCGATGCGTGGCGCGGGCTCGGCGCCTGATCACTGGCCGGGATCGAGGGCGAGTACCGGTTGCTCGAGGCCGGAGCCCACGATACCCAGGTCGAGCCAGCCGTTGCCGTTGAGATCGCCCACCGCGATATTCGGCGGCTTGGCGCCGAGGAAGCCATCGGCATGGCCGGCGAGGACCGGAGACGCGCTCATCCGACCGGCGTCCGGGTACAGGAAGAACGCCCGCACCACGCCGTAGCCGAGGGAGTTGTCCTTGGTATTGGCGACGAGATCCGGCACGCCGTCGCCGTTGAGATCCACGAGACGCATGGTCCGGATGTACTCCTCCTCCGTGCCGCTCCCGTTATCCTCGAGGAGCCACGTGGGCTGGAAGGCGCCGAGCTCGGTGGCGGTCTCCAGATGCTGCTGGCCCATGAGAATGAAGGGCGCGCCCGTGTCGGCATACGGCGTTGCCGTGATGAACAAGTCGTCGAACGGGTCGTTGTCGAGGTTCCCGACGGCGACGTCGTTGAGCGCGAAGCTGCCAGTCGACCCCGCGTCGACGATGATCCACGACGAGTAGCCGCCATCGCCAGCGCCCCAGCCGATGGCCGCGTAGTTCTCGTCGCAGGTGCCGACATCGGGTTTGCCGTCGCCGTTGAAGTCGCCCAACACCAGGCCGCGTGCGGGTCCGAGGTCGCCCAGGGGCTGGCGCGGATCGCCGATGAAGTGGCCATCGCCCTGGCCCCGGAAGAGCGTGATGAAGCCGCTGTGCGAGTTGTCGATGGCGACCACGAGATCGGTCTTGCCGTCGCCGTCGAAGTCCGCGGCGCGGAAGCGATCGAAAAAGAACTGCTGGCCTTGCGTGGCGTCGATGTTGATGGGCGCGTCGAGGCCCGCGTCCGGCCAGCAGCGAATCACGCTGATCAGCGCATCCTCGCCGGCGGAGACGATCGCCGTGCCGCCGCCATCCACGGTGAGCGAGATGATCTCCAGGCCGCGACCGAAGCCGCCGTCGACGGGCAGGGGCATGAAGATTTGCTTGGTGTACCCGCCATCGCCGTCGCCGAGGCGCACTTCGAGGATGGCCTCTGAGTCCTCGAGGAAGTCGACGTCGTAGATGTTGAACCGCGTGACGATGTCGACCTTGCCGTCGCCGTCGACATCACCGAGGGCCACGTCGCCAGGGGAAGAGTCGTCGTAGATGCCGGTCGTTCCGGTGTTGCCGCCGAGCGTGGAGCCCGTTGTTGCGCTGGTGCCGTTCGTTGCGCTGGTGCCGTTGTTCGAAGTCGTGGCCGACGTGCCGGTGTCACTGCCGTTGCCGCTGCCCGACGTCGTGGCTCCGTTGCTGCCCGTGGCGCCGGTGGGGTGGCTGGTGGCCGTCGTGCCGCCGTCGCAATCCGCGCCGCTGTTCGGATCGCAGGCGAAGACCTTGCCCGACGTGTCGAACGAGAGGCAGCCGCACGCGAAGAGCGCCGCGGCGATGAGCATGCTCGCGCGCATCAGAAGCTTCCTCGCGCGGCGACCATCGCTCCGCCCGGCGTCGGCGCCATGGCCACCGGCGGCGCGTCGTGTTGCAGCAGCTCCCAGATGCCGAACGCGGCCGCACCCGCGCCGACCACGGCCGCGCCCCAGCCGACGGGGTAGAGCGTTCCGGCGGTCTGGTACTGGCTGCGGGTCACCGTGGGCGCGCCCGCATTCGGACCGCCGGGCTGCTGATCATCCACTGCGCCGTGCACGCCGCTCGAATAGACGATGCAGCCCACGCCGCCAGCGACGAGCACCGCGCCGCTCACCAGCAACGCCACGGGCAGCGCGCGGCTCGGCTCGGGAGCGGTCGTCGTTGTCGTCGTCGTCGTGGTCGGGCCATCTGCTGGCGGCGGCGTCGGGTACGGCGAGGGCGCGGGAGCTGCGTTCGCGGTCGCGGAGTTGCTCTTCGCGGCGCCGTACAGCTGCGGCACGAGCGTCTCGGTCGTCGTCACCAGGTCGTCCGGTCGTCCCTCGACCTTGTCCACGGCAGAGCCCAGCACGCGCGCGTGGCGCACGTCGATGCGGCGGAGCTCGAGGATGTACGTGGAGCCCACCTGCGCCAGCTGACCGACGATCATCTCGTCGGCGCCGAGCGCGCCGCCCAATTCGCTGATGCAGTCGGAGTCGCTGCTGCAGCCGAGCCGCGCGCGCGACGTCTGAAGCCCCACGAGGGCGCGCGCGTCGCCCATGGACATCACTTGCGTGTTCTTGTCCTCGGCCTTGCGCACCGCCTCGGGCAGCACCAGGCCCAGGCTCTTGGCGACGGCAGGGTCCACCCGGCCGGTGGTCTCGATGTCCATCACCACCACGCGCTTGTGCGCGGGCCGGACCTCGGCGGTGGCTGTCCAGGAGGCGAGGAGCAGCGGCAGCGGCAACATCCAGGAACCTCGAGCAAGCCCCGAACGCTAGCAGACGTGCAGCTCAGGGCCCTTGCAACATCTGCGAGGGATCCACGCCGTTCTGCATCATCTGCATGAGCTGCGGCACCATCTGCTGCATGAGCGCGCGGTCTTCGGGCGACATCTTCATGCCGGTGACGCCCTCCACGAGCTTGCCCATGTCGAGCTGGCCCAGGTCCTCGTCGCCGTGGCTCTCGAGGAACCAGCGGTCCTTGAGCGCGAGCAGCTTCTTGGCGCGATCCGGCGCGACGTCGGTGGCCGCGAGGACGAAGTCGTAGGGGCCGGCCTCGCTGAAGCGGAGCTTGTCGGCGTAGTGGCGCATGGCCTTGTCGAAGGTGGCGTCGCCGAGCAGCTTGCGGAGCGCGCCGAAGAACATGGGCGCCTTGCCGTACACCAGGCCGGCATACTGCAGCGGTGAGTCGAACTCGTCGGTGGCGCGATCGCAGGCGCCGTCCTTCTCGCCGGACATGCGCATCATCTGGAAGTTGATGGCCACCATGTCGGTGAGCGCCTCGGTGCCGGCGGCTTTGCCGCGCTTGGCCTCCACGTAGAGCGCGGCCGAGTACTGCGCGAGCGCCTCGTCGACGGCGGGGTGGCGGTGCGGATCCGATCCGACGATGGAGCTCCACCACTGGTGCGCGACCTCGTGCGCGACGGTGAACTCCATCATCTTGTCGGAGATGCCCACGTTGCTCTCGTGGCTGCCCAGCTTCTGCTGCGGGCCCATCAGAGCGCCCAGCGAGCCGAAGCTCTGCTGGGTCCGGTACACCATGTTCGCCACGCCGACGACGGTCGGGTACTCGATGCCGCCCGCGCCATCGAGGAGCGGCTGCTCCACCACGGAGAAGTCCGTCCACGGGTAGGGGCCGAAGCGCTTGCCCAGCTCGGTGAGCGCGCGCGAAGCGACGCCGAGCGCGATCTTGCCGTTGGCCTCGTCGCCCTCGAGCGTGTACGCGCTCACGGTGATGCCGCCGGCCTTCTCGGTCGTCACCTTCCAGGTGCCCGTGTAGATGGGGAAGTCGCGGACCGCGGCCGAGGCGAAGGTGAAGCGCTTGCCGCCCGAGGGCGTGGCCTCCTCACCCACGCGCGCGCCGCCCGCGACGACCTGCACGTTCGCCGGAACCTCTGCGGTGAAGAGGTAGTTCGAGGTGTCGTAGCTGGCCACGTCGCCCACGCCCGAGGGCGGGCCGAGGTCCACCTGCCCGCCGAAGTGCGCCGCGAGTTGAGGAAACATTCCGGTTAACGACATCACTCCCTGCGCCGAGCCGAACGCGCCGTGATCCGTCGGGCCGCCGCCGTGCGACTGGATCATGCCCAGCTGCGCGTTCATGGCTCCGGCGCCGCTCACCGCCTTCTCGTTGAGCTCCGGCACCGTGCCCGAGAACTCCAGATCGACGGCGGCCACCGTCCCCGCGGGCAGCGGCGGGTCGAAATTCACGTGCAGGATGGTCGGCTCGGAGTCTGCGGCGAGCGTGCACGGCTGGTTCGGGCAGGTGGTCTTGCCCACCTCGACCTGCGGCTTTCCCGCATTCAGATAGGTCGCGTTGTTGAAGAGCCGGAGCACGAGCTCTTTGGTCTCCACGGTCACGGGAACGCGCAGCTGCTCCTGGCCCTTGAAGCTGTGCGTCGCGGGATCGATCGTGGCCACCACGCGGTACAGGGGCAGCGTGCCCAGACCGTGCAGCTTGGTCTGCAGCGCGGGCCGCTCTTTCGACTGGATGCTCTGCAGGAGCACGTCGAGCTCCGCGGGGCTGGCGGCGCTCGGTGCGGCGGGCGTCGCGTCGGCCTTGGGCGGCGCGGGCTTTGATGGGGCCGGCTTCGCGGCGGCGAGCGCGGCGCAGAGGAGCAGGTGGACCATGTGCAGAGCAACCCACGCCGGATGTGCGGGCGTCAAGCGCGGGAACTTTGTTTTGCGCGGCACGGGAATGGGTATGCTTTCCGCCATGCGCAAGACGCCTTTCCTGCTCCTCCTGCTCACCGCCTGTCCGCACCAGGTGCCGCTGCCCAAGGGGCCGTCGCAGCCGGTGAGCTATCGACTGCTCGCCGAGGCGCCGGAGCTGGAGACGTCGGCGCGCACCGAGCAGCGGCCCGACGTGTTCGTGCGCACCGACCAGTTCGATCACACGCCGGTGGTGGTGGCCAAGGGTGAGGCCGGGCCGCTGTCGCTGCAGGGCGGCCGCGCGCAGCTCTGCGCCGACGAGGCCTGCACCCAGGGTATCAGCGTGGACAACTTCATCCTCTTCGAGG includes the following:
- the ftsY gene encoding signal recognition particle-docking protein FtsY translates to MADPALVPAPTTPTVQAPAPVPTPPSALPLSTPVFVAVVIAVALLLVVVLARLGRKAPELPAKEAEKLPAPPERIPEIPLELPPSEALQKAEAELVRQQGERDGLRAKGLDDKSEDFKKAEYRVKKAQESVDRERKRVEAEARAKAEAEAKAREAAEAAAKKAAEEEAQRKRVEAVAGKTLAEGLDKTRAGFMGKLGALFGAQKQVDEKTLAELEEILFTADIGVKTATDLFEVARERVKKKELADGDKLKGALRGEIERILALPGAGAIPAPSGKPLVIMVVGVNGAGKTTTIGKLSAQYVSQGKKVILGAGDTFRAAATEQLEVWAGRAGVPIIKGLENSDPGAVVFDAVKKGATDQADVVICDTAGRLHTKAPLMEELKKVKRVMDKAVVGAPHEVLLVLDATNGQNAIAQARQFHEALGVTGIALTKLDGTAKGGVIIGICDELKIPVRYVGVGEAIEDLRAFEPHEFVQALFT
- a CDS encoding Na/Pi cotransporter family protein, with the protein product MNESVLLLFGGLAVFVHGLSQARESLQLLAGDRLRSLIAAFSSNRIFGLVLGAAVTVILQSSTATTTILVGYCASGLCTLEQAMAVILGADVGTTATVQLVSLQARSAGLVLAAAGVAVRYASKKKRSQYVGQALLGLGLLFFGMELMRSGAKPLAAMGAAQVVTSYLSGHRVAGAFLGALLTLFLRSSAPTLALTMALADAGALDLWGALPVLLGANLGTTVSPFASAVDQDTEGKRVALAHLLFKAIGVVVALPLLGKFVHLADVSAPQIARQIANAHTLFNGALALAFLPTLNLGALLLRKLYKPPETKPRFRPKFLDPRALETPALAFGQATREYLRMAEIVGEMLKDSLEVFRHQDLQLLAKVEARDDQVDILNREIRFYLARMGQDMMSPEQAEKQMTLITLTADLESVGDILNRNLLAMGRKKISQGLWFSEDGWKEIEDFFFKVIENFELAVAAFSTGDEELARKVQRHRVRLAEIEDKLKQAHIARLHKGLRESLDTSSIHLDLLAALRRINGLLSNMADAVVRERDPAAKLAAE
- a CDS encoding haloacid dehalogenase-like hydrolase; the protein is MASAARVVLFDLDGTLLRTGGAGRRAMDQALRELGLADGLGAMRLDGMTDRAIVREAAVAHGQSVELAFVDAVLARYLVILEGNIAACAEYVVLPGVFDAVHALRARGLLVGLGTGNVEPGARIKLERSGLNAHLPFGGFGSDAEDRAELLAAGVRRAEELLGQSLAPDAVWIVGDTPKDVTAGRRIGARVLAVATGHYSVDALRDTGADVVVPDLAHPDAWRGLGA
- a CDS encoding VCBS repeat-containing protein; its protein translation is MRASMLIAAALFACGCLSFDTSGKVFACDPNSGADCDGGTTATSHPTGATGSNGATTSGSGNGSDTGTSATTSNNGTSATNGTSATTGSTLGGNTGTTGIYDDSSPGDVALGDVDGDGKVDIVTRFNIYDVDFLEDSEAILEVRLGDGDGGYTKQIFMPLPVDGGFGRGLEIISLTVDGGGTAIVSAGEDALISVIRCWPDAGLDAPINIDATQGQQFFFDRFRAADFDGDGKTDLVVAIDNSHSGFITLFRGQGDGHFIGDPRQPLGDLGPARGLVLGDFNGDGKPDVGTCDENYAAIGWGAGDGGYSSWIIVDAGSTGSFALNDVAVGNLDNDPFDDLFITATPYADTGAPFILMGQQHLETATELGAFQPTWLLEDNGSGTEEEYIRTMRLVDLNGDGVPDLVANTKDNSLGYGVVRAFFLYPDAGRMSASPVLAGHADGFLGAKPPNIAVGDLNGNGWLDLGIVGSGLEQPVLALDPGQ